The Microbacterium phyllosphaerae region TCCTGCTGTATTCGCGCGACGTGGCCTTCGCCGCTGCCGACGTGTACGCCCGTGCCGCCGAGGCCCGTGGCCTGTGGGATGCGCGCCTCGAAGCACTCGTGGTCGACTCGATCCTCACGGGTGAAGCAGACGAAGAGCTCCCGAGCCGGATCGCCGCGCTCGGCTGGCACGGCCACGGCGAAGTCGCTGTTCTGGTCGGCACGACTCCCCCGCAGTTCGACGTCGATCTGGTGCGCCGCACCGCCCGCAAGCTCGCGGTCGATGTGCTCATCGGTGTGCAGGGCTCGCGCCTCGTGCTCGTCATCGGTCGTGCGCGCATCGCGGGTCAGGAACCCGTCGAGGGCGAAGAGGAAGAACTCGGCTTCGAAGAGATCGCGTCCAGGCTCGAGCCCTCCTTCGGTCCCGGCTACGTCGTGCTCGGCCCGGCGGTCGCCGCCCTCGTCGATGCCAGCCAGAGCGCGCGAGCGGCTCTCGCCGGCTTCGCCGTCGCGCGCGCCTGGCGCGGCGCCCCGCGGCCCGTCGATGCCGACGATCTTCTGCCCGAACGCGCCCTCGCGGGCGATCCGCTCGCCAAGCAGACCCTGATCGAGCGCATCTATCGCCCCCTGCAGGCGCACTCCACCGACCTCGTGACCACGCTCTGGAGCTATCTCGACAACGGTCGGTCTCTCGAGGCGACGGCGCGCGAGCTGTTCGTGCACCCCAATACCGTCCGATACCGCCTGAAGCGCGTCAGCGAGGTCATCGGCTGGGATGCCACCGGCCCCCGCGAGGCCCTCATCCTTCAGACAGCGCTCATCCTCGGATCCATCGGCGCGGCGGAGCAGGTCCGCCGTCGTCCGCCGCTGCGACGCCAATCCCGCTGAACGACGCGCAGAACACCGATCTGCTGTACGCCACACACAAGGGATCTTCGGAATCTTGTGATGGATCATCCACCGCTTCCGCCAGATCGTTGGCAGACTGGGGTTGTGATTGTCGTCGTATGCCCAGGACAGGGCTCGCAGACCCCCGGTTTCCTCTCTCCCTGGCTCGAGCTGGACGGCGTGGCCGAGAACCTCGCCGCGTACTCCGAGGCCGCTGATCTCGATCTCCAGCAGCACGGCACGGTGTCGGATGCCGACACCATCCGTGACACGCGCATCGCGCAGCCGCTGATCGTCGCAGCCTCGCTGATCGCCGCCAACGCCCTCACGGCGCGTGCAGGTCGCCGCGCAGACGGTGTGGCCGGCCACTCGGTAGGAGAGATCGCAGCACTCGTCGGCAGCGGTGTGATCGACGCCGAGACCGGAATGCGCCTGGTCGGCATCCGAGGTCGTGCGATGGCGGATGCCGCAGCACAGACCCCGACCGGCATGAGCGCGGTGCTCGGCGGAGACGAGGAGACGATCCTCACGCGGCTCACCGAGCTCGGCCTCTCCCCCGCCAACTACAACGGCGGCGGCCAGCTCGTCGTGGCCGGCGAGCTCGCAGGACTCGACGCTCTCGCGTCCGAGCCGGTCAAGGGCACCCGCGTCATCCCACTCCAGGTGGCCGGTGCGTTCCACACCTCGTACATGGAGTCGGCCGTCTCCGCCCTGCGCGACGCCGTCTCGACCGTGACTCCGGCAGACCCCGACATCACCCTGTGGACCAACCGCGACGGCTCCGTCGTCACCGATGGGTCGCAGGCACTGAGCTACCTGGTCGACCAGGTCTCCTCGCCCGTGCGCTGGGACCTGTGCATGGCCTCCTTCGCCGACCAGGGCATCACCGGCCTGATCGAGCTCGCCCCCGCCGGCGCACTCACCGGTCTCGCCAAGCGCGGTCTGCGCGGCGTGCCGACAGTCGCCGTGAAGACCCCCGATGACCTCGATGCGGCCGTCGCGCTGCTGAACGGAGAAGCCGCATGAGCCCCACCCTGAACCAGGTCACCGGTCCCGCGTACACACGGATCTACTCCTACGGCGCGGCCCGTGGCGAGAACGCCGTCCCGAACGACGACCTCATCGGCCCGATCGACTCCAGCGACGAGTGGATCCGCCAGCGCACCGGCATCGTGACCCGCGTGCGCGCCGACAAGGGCACGGATGCGATCGATCTCGCGACCGTCGCAGCCGCCGAGGCGATCGAGAAGTCCGGCATCTCGGCCGACCAGGTCGATCTCGTCATCGTCGCCACCATCAGCAACCCCAAGCAGTCGCCCTCGGTCTCCGCGATCGTCGCCGACCGCGTGGGCGCGAACCCCGCCGCTGCGTACGACATCAACGCCGCCTGCGCCGGATACGCGTATGCCGTCACCCAGGCCGACGCCCTGATCAGGTCCGGAGCGGCACGCTACGCCCTCGTGATCGGCACCGAGAAGCTCTCGGACATCGTCGACCCGGCCGACCGCAGCATCTCGTTCCTGCTCGGTGACGGCGCGGGTGCCGCGCTCATCGGACCGAGCGACACGCCGGGCATCGCCCCTGCGGTGTGGGGTTCCGACGGCTCGAAGGCAGACGCCGTCGGCATGAACGGCACTCTCACCGAGTTCCGCGACGGCGAAGTGCCGTGGCCGACCCTGCGCCAGGAGGGCCAGACGGTCTTCCGCTGGGCGGTGTGGGAGATGGCGAAGGTCGCGCGCGAAGCTCTCGACCGGGCCGGCGTCGAGCCGACCGACATCGCCGCGTTCATCCCGCACCAGGCGAACATGCGCATCATCGACGAGTTCGCCAAGCAGCTCAAGCTGCCGGAGTCCACGGTCATCGCACGTGACATCGAGACCACAGGCAACACCTCGGCCGCCTCGATCCCCCTCGCGAGCCACCGGCTCATGGCCGAGCACCCGGAGCTCTCGGGCGGTCTCGCGCTGCAGATCGGCTTCGGCGCGGGCCTCGTGTTCGCCGCCCAGGTCGTCGTCCTCCCCTGAGAACGCGCCGACCTTCCCTAGACTGTTCCACGGTTCCGATACACAACCCGTAAGAAAGAGGAAGACCACATGGCTTTCACCAACGATGAGGTCCTCGCTGGCCTCGCAGAGCTGATCACCGACGAGACCGGCATCAACGCCTCCGAGGTCGCCCTCGAGAAGTCGTTCACCGACGACCTCGACATCGACTCGATCTCGATGATGACGATCGTCGTCAACGCCGAGGAGAAGTTCGGCGTCACCATCCCCGACGACGAGGTCAAGAACCTCAAGACCGTCGGAGACGCCGTCAACTTCATCGTCGCCGGCCAGGAGTAATCCACGCAGGATGCCACCCCCGCGCCTGCGGGGCGTGGCATCCTCCGCCTTGCCCGCCTTCTGCTCGACCCGCCTGACAAGGAACCACACATGACCAAGCGCATCGTCGTCACCGGCATCGGCGCCACGTCCGCCATCGGCGGGACAGCTCCCGAGAACTGGACCAACCTGCTCGCAGGACAGTCCGGAACCCGACCCCTCGAACACGACTGGGTTCAGCAGTACGAGCTGCCCGTCACCTTCGCCGCAGAGGCGATCGTCCGCCCCGAAGAGGTCCTGCCCCGCCATGAGGCGAAGCGGCTCGACCCCTCCTCCCAGTTCGCGCTCATCGCGGCTCGTGAGGCCTGGGCGGATGCAGGATCCCCCGAGGTCGCCCCCGAGCGCCTCGGTGTCGACTTCGCCACCGGCATCGGCGGCCTCTGGACCCTCCTCGACGCGTGGGACACGCTGCGCGAGAAGGGGCCCCGCCGTGTGATGCCCCTCACCGTCCCGATGCTGATGCCGAACGCCGCAGCGGGCAACCTGTCGCTGCAGTTCCAGGCACGCGCCTACGCCCAGACGGTCGTGAGTGCGTGCGCCTCCAGTACCGAGTCGATCATCCACGCGTTCCACCACCTGCAGGACGGTCTCGCCGATGTCGTGATCGCCGGTGGAACCGAGTCGGCCATCCACCCGATCACGATGGCGTCCTTCGCCTCGGCGCAGGCGCTGTCGCGCCGCAACGACGACCCCGCCACCGCATCCCGCCCCGGCGCGATCGACCGCGACGGCTTCGTCATGGGAGAGGGCGCCGCGGCGCTGATCCTCGAGACGGAAGAGCACGCCACGGCTCGCGGAGCCAAGATCTACGGCTACGTCCTCGGCGGCGGAGTGACTGCTGACGCGTACCACATCACGGGCAACGACCCCGAGGGCAACGGCGCAGCACGTGCGGTCACCCAGGCTCTCGAAGAGGCCGGCATCACCGCCGATCAGGTCGCCCACATCAACGCGCACGCGACGTCGACCCCGGTCGGTGACCCGAACGAGTACGTCGCGCTCAAGAAGGTCTTCGGCGACCGGATCGACGAGATCCCGGTCTCGGCGACGAAGGCGTCGACCGGTCACCTGCTGGGTGGCACCGGCGCACTCGAGGCGATCTTCTCTCTGCTCGCGCTCCGCGACCGCGTGGCGCCGCCGACGATCAACATGACGGAGCCCGACCCGGCCGTGCCGTTCAAGCTCTCGGGCGAGGCGCAGCCTCTCGGCGACGGTCAGCTGTACGCGATCAGCAACTCGTTCGGCTTCGGTGGCCACAACGCCGTCGCGGTCTTCGCGAGCGCCGACTGACCCTCAGACACGCACGAGAACGGCCCCCGGGTGATCCCGGGGGCCGTTCTCGTCTTCCGCCCTCTCGGGGCTATGCCCGGGCGAGCTGCCGCGAACGAGCCGCTCGCAGACGGGTGGTCCAGGGCAGGAACCAGCCGACCAGCGGTCCGACCCCGAAGGCGAAGAGCACCGTTCCCACGCCGACCGGCCCTCCGAGAAGGAAGCCGATCAGCAGCACGCTGCCCTCGATGAGGGTGCGCACCAGCCAGACGGGCCGGCCGGTGCGCGCGACGAGTCCCGTCATCAGCCCGTCTCGGGGTCCTGGGCCGAAGTCCGCGGCGATGTACAGGCCGGTCGCGAATGCGAGGAGAAGCAGGCCCGCCACGAACATCGGGGCGCCCACCCAGATCGACGGCGGTGCGGGGATCACGAAGAGGGCCACGTCGGCGCTCGGTCCCACGAGCAGTGCATTCAGCAGAGTGCCGAGGCCGACGCGCTGGCGGAGCGGGATCCACAGCACCAGCACGAGCACTGACACGAGGACGGTGACGAATCCGTAACCGATCCCCGCCTGTCCGGCGATACCGAGAGCGAGCACGTCCCAGGGGGCGACGCCGATTCCACCGCGCACCATCAGGCCGAGGGCGACGCCGTAGAGGAACAGGCCCACGAGCAGCTGGACGATGCGCTCGACGACGTCGCGCCGGCTCGTGGCGGCGATGGGCAGGAAGACCGAACGCAGGTGCATTGTTCCATCGTGGCCCCGGTGGACGACGCGACGCCGAGGCCAGTCTGTGAAAAGTGGCCTGCCGTAACCAGGCCACTTTGCGGCATGCTGGGGAGATGACCTCCCGACTCGTCGAGCAACTCGGCGCCCAGAGCGTCGCCGGGGCGACCGCTGCGTCGCTCGCGGAGCAGATCCGTGCCCTGATCCTCGACGGCCGATTGACCGTCGGAGAGCGGCTGCCCAGTGAGCGGGCGCTCGCGCTCGAGTTGCGCCGTTCACGCTCGACCACGACCCGCGTGTACAGCCTCCTCGAAGGCGACGGATACGTGTCTCGGCTGCACGGCGGCAGCACCCGAGTCGCCCTCCCGCACTCCCCACCCACCGCCACGAACACGGACGACGACGCAGCCATCGACCTCTCCATCGCCTCGATGGATTCGACGCCTGGGCTGTACGACGCCACGGTGCGGTCGCTCCCCCGGCTGGCCGCGCTCCGCGGGACGAGCGGGTATTCGCTGCGCGGACTCCCCGAACTGCGTGAAGCGGTCGCGCGCCGCTTCACCGAACGCGGCGTCGAGACGGACGCCGACGAGATCATCATCACGTCCGGCGCGCTCAATGCCTTCCACCTCGTCCTCGCCACGATCGGCCGGCGGGGAGAACGGGCACTGGTCGAGCAGCCGACCTTCCCGCACGCGCTCGAAGCCCTGCACCGGCACGGATACCGGCTTCTCCCCACCCCCGTGGATGTCACAGGCTGGGACGAGCGTCACCTCAGCGACACGCTTCTGCGCAGCCGCCCGCACGTCGCGTACCTCATCCCGGATTTCCACAACCCGACCGGAGCCAGCCTGAGCGATGCCGAGCGGTCCCGCATCGCGACGACGGCGAGGAACTCGGGCACGCACGTGGTCGTCGACGAGACCACCGCCGAGCTCGACATCGATCGCGGCTGGTCGCCGCTCCCGATGGCCGCTTTCAGTCCGCAGGTCATCACCGTGGGCTCGATGTCCAAGATCGCCTGGGGCGGGTTGCGCATCGGCTGGATCCGCGCTGAGCGCTCGCTCATCGCCCGACTGCTCGCGACCCGCCCCTCGTTCGAGCTGGGCACGGCTCTGCTCGAGCAGTGCATCGCCGTCGAGCTCCTACAGGACATGCCGGCGCTCACCGCGCACGTCACGGCGCGCCTGCGAGCCGGCCGCGAGGCGGTCGCCACCGGCCTCGCATCCATCGGCGGCCTCTCCATGCCGCCGACGAGCGGTGGCCTCTCCGCCTGGCTCGACCTGGGCGCTCCGATCTCGACGTCGCTCTCGCTCGCGTCGCGCGACCATCAGCTGATCCTTCCGCCGGGCCCGCGGTTCACCACCGGAGGAGTCCTCGAGCGCCGCCTGCGCATCCCCATCACTCTTCCCCCCGAGCGGATGGCCGACGCGATGGGACGCCTGCAGCTCGCCTGGAATGACGTCATGGCAGGCGGAGCGTCCGCACCTCGGGAGGTGCCGAGCTCAGCCGTCATCTGAGAGCAGACGAGGACCCCGCCCCTGGATCAGGGGCGGGGTCCTCGTCATGTGGAACAGGGATTCGCATTCTCAGCGTCCGGGATCACTCACCGGCATCCGATACTCACGCCTTCCCGTTCCAGGTCTGTGCGCCGCGGCCGACTAGCCCACCTTGTGCAGCCAGACGACCCGGGCGTCGTCACTCGCGTGGCGGAACGGCTCGAGCTCTTCGTCCCACGCCGAGCCGAGAGCGATGTCGAGTTCGCGCTGCAACTCCGTGGCGCTGCCGGCCGCGATCTCCATCGCGTAGCGGATGCGGTCCTCGCCGATCACGATGTTGCCGGCGGCATCGGTCTGCGCGTAGTGGATGCCGAGGTCGGGGGTGTGCAGCCAACGGCCGCCATCGCTCCGCGGAGTGGGATCCTCCGTGACCTCGAAGCGGAGATGCTCCCAGCCGCGGATAGCCGTGGCGAGAGCAGCACCGGTTCCGACGGGACCGTCCCAGTAGAACTCCGCACGGCGAGCACCGTCGAGCACCGGCTGGTCACTCCAGTCGAAGTTCACCGCACGACCGATGGCGCGTCCTACCGCCCATTCCAGGTGCGGGCAGAGCGCGCGAGGTGCAGAGTGGATGAACACCACTCCGCGTGCGTAAGCCGTCGCCATGATCTCTCCGTTTCATCAGGTGCGTCTTCCCCAACGACCTGAAACAACGAGAACTGGCGTGAATATGCGGTTATGGGGCTATTCTCGCCCAGACCAGGCGAAATCACAAGCATGTGATTCGACGAAGAAGGCCCCGGTCACGAGGACCGGGGCCTTCGGACCGTCACCGGTCCTGAATCGGAGGAGGCTCAGGCCTCGCTCATCGCCTGCTTGACCTGCTGGCCCTTGGCGGCGTAGTACGCGGCACGGGCGGCGTCACGACGAGCCTGCTCGGCGTAGCCGGCCTCGAGCACGTCCTGCGGGACGTCGACGTTCGGCACATCCTGCGTGCCGTTGTACTTCTCGATGTAGGCGTCGAGCTCGGGGCCCGACGTCCACGACGTGATGAGGCAGTAGCGCGGCTCGGTGCCGACGTGCGTCGCGGCGTGCCACAGACGCTGCGTGTCGACGATCAGCTGCGCGCCGGCCGGCAGTGCGATGCGGTACTCGATGCTCGGGTCGGTGCGGTTCTCGCGCAGGACGAAGAAGCTGTCCTTGTCGTCACTGAGGTTGAAGAATCCGCGCACGACCCAACCGGTGCCGTCGGGGTTCAGGCGGTTGTTGTCGTCCTGGTGGAGGTTGTAGAGGCACTCGCCGTACGGCGTCGGCTGCAGCTCGATCACACGGCAACGACCGACGTTGGCACCCGGCTCCTGCGCGCGACGCGTCAGGTTCGGCGCCTTGGCGGTCTGCTCGTCGATCCAGACGCCGTCCTTGTCGGTGCGCGGCGGCTTGTGGTTCCAGAAGCCGTTGCACTCGATCTCGCCCTTGGCACTGGCGAGCGGAGCGAAGCGGGTGTCACCCGACGACTTCCAGTCGTTGTACTCGATGTCGAGCCACTCTTTGGGGTCGAGCTCCTGGTCGTAGCTGTCGAGAACGACGAAGCCCTTGTCTTCGAGGGCTTTTGACTTGATGTATCCCATGACTGAGATGTCCTTTCATCGGGGGCCAGCACGTTTTAACAGGCCCTGATAAGGCAAGCCTAACAGGGCGCCTCTGGAGCGCCGCAGAGGGTCGCCGTGAATAAGCGAATAGACTGAATCGGGCGCCTGGCGACTCCTCGGCGCCGGGCGTTACGGGAGGACGAGACACCAGCATGAGCACTGCGACCAACGTCGAGGCGACAGCTGTCAACACGATCGAGTGGCTCGCAGAGGACTCCACCACCATCGTTGTGCCGGTGTATCAGCGTCAGTACCGATGGGACATCGGCGGATGCGAGCAGCTGCTCTCCGACGTTCGAGCCGTGGCACGCGAAGACGAGTCCCACCGCCACTTCATCGGGTCGATCCTGTCGGCCTCCGATGACTCGGACGCCGACACAGAGCTCGTCCTGATCGACGGGCAGCAGCGCATCACGACGCTCATGCTGCTCGTCGCGGCTCTGCGGCACGCAGTGCAGGACTCCTCCCTCGAGTTGGCCGCCGAGCTCGATCGTGTTCTCGTGCGTCCGGACGACCCCACCCGCACCAAGCTGCGCCCGCACGACGCCTGGGCCGAGCTCTACGAGTCGGTGGTGCTCGAACGCGGCGACCACGCGGACCGTGAGTCGCGCTTCGACGACAACTACGCGTTCTTCCGCAGCCAGGTGCACGTCGACGAGGTGCCCTCGATCTGGCGCGGACTGCAGAGGCTCGAGCACGTGTCGATCACGCTCGGCACAGAGGCGAATGCGCAGCAGATCTTCGAGAGCCTGAACTCCACCGGCGAACCGCTGCGTGATCACGAGCTCATCCACAACTACATCCTGATGGGCCTCACCCACGCCGAGCAGCTCGATGTCGAGACCCGGTTCTGGATGCCGATCGAACGCCACACCGGAGAGACGATCGGTGCGTTCTGGCGGCACTACCTCGTGATGACCACAGGACGAGAGGTCGCCGCGAACGGCGAGCACGGCGTCTACAGCGCCTTCCGGCGCTCCTTCCCCCGTGTCGACCTCGATCATCTGCAGGCGGATGCCGAGGTCTGGCGCCACTACGCCGAGATCTACGGCATCCTGCTCGACCCCACGCTCGAGAACGACTCCGAGATCGCGCGGCAGCTGCGGTTCGTGAACACCTTCGGGCGGGCGTCGTACCCCCTGGTGCTGAGCGTCTACAGCGATCACTCGCGAGGGCTCATCGGACGCGATGAGCTCCTGCAGACGCTCGAGTGGATCCAGACGATGTACCTGCGCCGCACCCTCGTGAATCTTCCGAATGAGCGTCTCGTCGCGCGTCTCTGCCGCGCGCGGCGGGGCGGCAGAGACGCACTGGCCCGCGCCTTCGCTCGGATCACCCCCTCGGACGAGCGTGTGAGCGCCGTGCTGAAGTACAGCGAGCTCCCGCATCCTGCGTACGTGCTCGGACGTCTGGAGGGGGTCGACGACGCCGGCGACTTCGACGTCGAGCACATCGTGCCGACCGTGCCCAGCGACAGCTGGTCAGGAGACGGCGTACGCCCGTGGATCGACTACTCCGACGACGAGCGCAATGCGCATCGCGCTCTCGCACCGACGCTCGGAAACCTCACGCTCCTCGAGCAGCACCTCGCAGAGCGCGTGTTCGGCGAGTCGTTCGCAGCCAAGCGCGACTCCGCCTATGCGAGGAGTTCCGTCGCCGAGACGAAGGCGCTCGAAGCGACCGACATGTGGGGCACCGCCGCCATCTCGGAACGCACCATCCGCCTCACCGCAGAGCTGCTGCGCATCTGGGCGAGGCCCGCTCTGCCCGAGATCGATGACGACGGCCTGACCCCCATCCTCGACGCGGTGCGTCGCCGTGGCTGGCCCGCCGGGTGGGAGCGCGAGTTCGAGTACGTCGAGTACCGGG contains the following coding sequences:
- a CDS encoding DUF262 domain-containing protein, which translates into the protein MSTATNVEATAVNTIEWLAEDSTTIVVPVYQRQYRWDIGGCEQLLSDVRAVAREDESHRHFIGSILSASDDSDADTELVLIDGQQRITTLMLLVAALRHAVQDSSLELAAELDRVLVRPDDPTRTKLRPHDAWAELYESVVLERGDHADRESRFDDNYAFFRSQVHVDEVPSIWRGLQRLEHVSITLGTEANAQQIFESLNSTGEPLRDHELIHNYILMGLTHAEQLDVETRFWMPIERHTGETIGAFWRHYLVMTTGREVAANGEHGVYSAFRRSFPRVDLDHLQADAEVWRHYAEIYGILLDPTLENDSEIARQLRFVNTFGRASYPLVLSVYSDHSRGLIGRDELLQTLEWIQTMYLRRTLVNLPNERLVARLCRARRGGRDALARAFARITPSDERVSAVLKYSELPHPAYVLGRLEGVDDAGDFDVEHIVPTVPSDSWSGDGVRPWIDYSDDERNAHRALAPTLGNLTLLEQHLAERVFGESFAAKRDSAYARSSVAETKALEATDMWGTAAISERTIRLTAELLRIWARPALPEIDDDGLTPILDAVRRRGWPAGWEREFEYVEYRGERWEVFDVRYLFNRVFRRAWTDTRDAAVTYCATHGGPIYDDMAWKGQWDQLDESHHLYMGWDSNYMMNAVQGVLQEAGIASEVFVKYSYIGNVM
- a CDS encoding DUF3145 domain-containing protein, which encodes MATAYARGVVFIHSAPRALCPHLEWAVGRAIGRAVNFDWSDQPVLDGARRAEFYWDGPVGTGAALATAIRGWEHLRFEVTEDPTPRSDGGRWLHTPDLGIHYAQTDAAGNIVIGEDRIRYAMEIAAGSATELQRELDIALGSAWDEELEPFRHASDDARVVWLHKVG
- a CDS encoding acyl carrier protein, with product MAFTNDEVLAGLAELITDETGINASEVALEKSFTDDLDIDSISMMTIVVNAEEKFGVTIPDDEVKNLKTVGDAVNFIVAGQE
- a CDS encoding beta-ketoacyl-ACP synthase III, whose translation is MSPTLNQVTGPAYTRIYSYGAARGENAVPNDDLIGPIDSSDEWIRQRTGIVTRVRADKGTDAIDLATVAAAEAIEKSGISADQVDLVIVATISNPKQSPSVSAIVADRVGANPAAAYDINAACAGYAYAVTQADALIRSGAARYALVIGTEKLSDIVDPADRSISFLLGDGAGAALIGPSDTPGIAPAVWGSDGSKADAVGMNGTLTEFRDGEVPWPTLRQEGQTVFRWAVWEMAKVAREALDRAGVEPTDIAAFIPHQANMRIIDEFAKQLKLPESTVIARDIETTGNTSAASIPLASHRLMAEHPELSGGLALQIGFGAGLVFAAQVVVLP
- a CDS encoding ACP S-malonyltransferase, whose translation is MIVVVCPGQGSQTPGFLSPWLELDGVAENLAAYSEAADLDLQQHGTVSDADTIRDTRIAQPLIVAASLIAANALTARAGRRADGVAGHSVGEIAALVGSGVIDAETGMRLVGIRGRAMADAAAQTPTGMSAVLGGDEETILTRLTELGLSPANYNGGGQLVVAGELAGLDALASEPVKGTRVIPLQVAGAFHTSYMESAVSALRDAVSTVTPADPDITLWTNRDGSVVTDGSQALSYLVDQVSSPVRWDLCMASFADQGITGLIELAPAGALTGLAKRGLRGVPTVAVKTPDDLDAAVALLNGEAA
- a CDS encoding beta-ketoacyl-[acyl-carrier-protein] synthase family protein — encoded protein: MTKRIVVTGIGATSAIGGTAPENWTNLLAGQSGTRPLEHDWVQQYELPVTFAAEAIVRPEEVLPRHEAKRLDPSSQFALIAAREAWADAGSPEVAPERLGVDFATGIGGLWTLLDAWDTLREKGPRRVMPLTVPMLMPNAAAGNLSLQFQARAYAQTVVSACASSTESIIHAFHHLQDGLADVVIAGGTESAIHPITMASFASAQALSRRNDDPATASRPGAIDRDGFVMGEGAAALILETEEHATARGAKIYGYVLGGGVTADAYHITGNDPEGNGAARAVTQALEEAGITADQVAHINAHATSTPVGDPNEYVALKKVFGDRIDEIPVSATKASTGHLLGGTGALEAIFSLLALRDRVAPPTINMTEPDPAVPFKLSGEAQPLGDGQLYAISNSFGFGGHNAVAVFASAD
- the yczE gene encoding membrane protein YczE yields the protein MHLRSVFLPIAATSRRDVVERIVQLLVGLFLYGVALGLMVRGGIGVAPWDVLALGIAGQAGIGYGFVTVLVSVLVLVLWIPLRQRVGLGTLLNALLVGPSADVALFVIPAPPSIWVGAPMFVAGLLLLAFATGLYIAADFGPGPRDGLMTGLVARTGRPVWLVRTLIEGSVLLIGFLLGGPVGVGTVLFAFGVGPLVGWFLPWTTRLRAARSRQLARA
- a CDS encoding PucR family transcriptional regulator, whose amino-acid sequence is MDKSATLTWLRRISGDIASVTIKRLEDTLPWYADMPPARRSAVGLVAQAGITSFIQWYEDPTSTPWIAADIFAAAPRELLRSVSLQQTLQLIRVTVEVTEERVAGRGEDLREAILLYSRDVAFAAADVYARAAEARGLWDARLEALVVDSILTGEADEELPSRIAALGWHGHGEVAVLVGTTPPQFDVDLVRRTARKLAVDVLIGVQGSRLVLVIGRARIAGQEPVEGEEEELGFEEIASRLEPSFGPGYVVLGPAVAALVDASQSARAALAGFAVARAWRGAPRPVDADDLLPERALAGDPLAKQTLIERIYRPLQAHSTDLVTTLWSYLDNGRSLEATARELFVHPNTVRYRLKRVSEVIGWDATGPREALILQTALILGSIGAAEQVRRRPPLRRQSR
- the yczR gene encoding MocR-like transcription factor YczR yields the protein MTSRLVEQLGAQSVAGATAASLAEQIRALILDGRLTVGERLPSERALALELRRSRSTTTRVYSLLEGDGYVSRLHGGSTRVALPHSPPTATNTDDDAAIDLSIASMDSTPGLYDATVRSLPRLAALRGTSGYSLRGLPELREAVARRFTERGVETDADEIIITSGALNAFHLVLATIGRRGERALVEQPTFPHALEALHRHGYRLLPTPVDVTGWDERHLSDTLLRSRPHVAYLIPDFHNPTGASLSDAERSRIATTARNSGTHVVVDETTAELDIDRGWSPLPMAAFSPQVITVGSMSKIAWGGLRIGWIRAERSLIARLLATRPSFELGTALLEQCIAVELLQDMPALTAHVTARLRAGREAVATGLASIGGLSMPPTSGGLSAWLDLGAPISTSLSLASRDHQLILPPGPRFTTGGVLERRLRIPITLPPERMADAMGRLQLAWNDVMAGGASAPREVPSSAVI